Proteins encoded within one genomic window of Gemmatimonas sp. UBA7669:
- the lpdA gene encoding dihydrolipoyl dehydrogenase, translating into MASFDVIVLGGGPAGYVCAIRCAQLGMQVAVIEREALGGTCVLWGCIPAKSLLESAGLAQKLGKAAEHGITIDGITLDFGPAMKRSRSVSTQNSKGVEFLFKKHKVQWIRGEGVIEKGKKVTVTGADGKKETHEAKKAVVIATGSRVKGLPQVGLELDKNVVLSSDDVLVAEKAPATMAVVGAGAVGVEFADVFASFGTKVTIIEVAANILPIEDADCSAELAKAFKKRKIEVLTGAKITNVKVGKTGATLTVEAGGSTHSIEVEKVLVAAGRAPNVEKIGLETVGIAKSERGFVKVNAKFETSVPGYYAIGDVAGNQMLAHKGSREGHVLADLLGGQHAHLVNYQNIPSCTYCHPEVASIGLTEQACKEQKLDYKVGKFPFSANGRARTSGETDGFVKIIRGAKHGEILGAHIIGAHATEMIHELVVARENEFTVEEIDLAVHAHPTLSEAIGEAVLDSLGKMLHA; encoded by the coding sequence GGGCTGCATCCCCGCCAAGTCCCTCCTAGAAAGCGCCGGCCTCGCGCAGAAGCTGGGCAAGGCCGCCGAGCACGGCATCACCATTGACGGCATCACGCTCGACTTCGGTCCGGCCATGAAGCGCTCGCGCAGCGTGAGCACGCAGAACTCCAAGGGCGTCGAGTTCCTGTTCAAGAAGCACAAGGTGCAATGGATCCGCGGCGAGGGCGTGATCGAGAAGGGCAAGAAGGTCACGGTCACCGGCGCCGACGGCAAGAAGGAAACGCACGAAGCGAAGAAGGCCGTGGTCATCGCCACCGGTTCGCGCGTGAAGGGCCTGCCGCAGGTGGGGCTCGAACTCGACAAGAACGTCGTGCTCTCCAGCGATGACGTGCTGGTGGCCGAGAAGGCGCCGGCCACGATGGCCGTGGTGGGTGCGGGCGCGGTGGGCGTGGAATTCGCCGACGTGTTCGCGAGCTTCGGCACCAAGGTCACCATCATCGAAGTGGCCGCCAACATCCTGCCCATCGAGGACGCCGACTGCAGCGCCGAACTCGCCAAGGCCTTCAAGAAGCGCAAGATCGAGGTGCTCACGGGCGCCAAGATCACCAACGTGAAGGTTGGCAAGACGGGTGCCACGCTGACCGTGGAAGCCGGTGGCAGCACGCACAGTATCGAGGTGGAGAAGGTGCTGGTGGCTGCGGGTCGCGCGCCCAACGTGGAGAAGATCGGACTCGAAACCGTGGGCATTGCCAAGAGCGAGCGCGGCTTCGTGAAGGTCAACGCCAAGTTCGAAACCAGCGTGCCGGGCTACTACGCCATCGGCGATGTGGCGGGCAACCAGATGCTGGCCCACAAGGGTTCGCGCGAAGGCCATGTGCTGGCGGATCTGCTGGGCGGGCAGCACGCGCATCTCGTCAACTACCAGAACATCCCGAGCTGCACCTACTGCCATCCGGAAGTGGCCAGCATCGGCCTCACCGAGCAGGCCTGCAAGGAACAGAAGCTCGACTACAAGGTCGGCAAGTTCCCCTTCAGCGCCAACGGCCGTGCGCGTACCAGTGGCGAGACCGACGGCTTCGTGAAGATCATCCGCGGCGCCAAGCACGGTGAGATTCTTGGGGCGCACATCATTGGAGCGCATGCCACCGAAATGATTCACGAACTCGTGGTGGCGCGCGAGAACGAGTTCACCGTCGAAGAAATCGATCTGGCCGTGCACGCGCACCCGACGCTGTCGGAAGCCATCGGCGAGGCCGTGCTCGACAGCCTCGGCAAGATGCTGCACGCCTGA